The proteins below are encoded in one region of Micromonospora pisi:
- a CDS encoding FtsB family cell division protein, whose product MTTRRIPSGQRPARRPGQPGRVASRVTGRDPGARSERGTTARYSRGADAPRSATRPAAARRAAAGGGTTRTSAPQPRRFTGRATALFAVFVALALAYTYPVRVYLGQQADIAQLEAAQAAQREHIGDLSDEAALWKDPAYVSIQVRERFYMVRPGDKLVVVLNDPEGAARDAGAAPATAPKPAEPWYDMLWSSVRAANEEGPAS is encoded by the coding sequence GTGACGACTCGTCGCATACCCAGCGGTCAGCGGCCCGCCCGCCGGCCGGGTCAGCCCGGCCGGGTCGCCAGTCGGGTCACCGGCCGCGACCCCGGGGCACGCTCCGAGCGGGGCACCACTGCCCGCTACTCCAGGGGCGCGGACGCCCCACGATCGGCCACCCGTCCGGCGGCGGCGCGACGCGCCGCCGCCGGCGGCGGCACCACCCGTACCTCCGCCCCGCAGCCCCGGCGCTTCACCGGCCGGGCGACCGCGCTCTTCGCGGTCTTCGTCGCGCTGGCCCTCGCCTACACCTACCCGGTCCGGGTCTACCTGGGCCAGCAGGCGGACATCGCCCAGCTGGAGGCGGCGCAGGCGGCGCAGCGGGAGCACATCGGCGACCTGTCGGACGAGGCGGCGCTCTGGAAGGACCCGGCGTACGTCTCGATCCAGGTCCGGGAGCGGTTCTACATGGTCCGGCCGGGCGACAAGCTGGTGGTGGTGCTCAACGACCCGGAGGGCGCCGCCCGGGACGCCGGGGCCGCGCCGGCCACCGCGCCGAAACCGGCGGAACCCTGGTACGACATGCTCTGGTCCAGCGTTCGGGCCGCCAACGAGGAAGGGCCAGCTTCTTGA
- a CDS encoding DUF501 domain-containing protein has product MTVVPPERPAAGLVPAPTRQPATDDDLAAVAAQLGRTPRGTRAVAHRCPCGRPDVVETTPRLADGTPFPTLFYLTCPRAVGACSRLESAGVMKEMADRLVDDPELAARYRAAHEDYLARRSAIAEVPEIDGVSAGGMPGRVKCLHVHLGHALASGPGVNPFGDETLELIEPWWLAGPCVDAPETD; this is encoded by the coding sequence TTGACCGTCGTACCCCCGGAGCGGCCCGCGGCCGGTCTGGTCCCCGCACCGACCCGGCAACCGGCCACCGACGACGACCTGGCGGCGGTGGCCGCACAGCTCGGCCGGACCCCCCGGGGCACCCGCGCGGTGGCGCACCGCTGCCCCTGCGGTCGGCCCGACGTGGTGGAGACGACGCCTCGGCTCGCCGACGGCACCCCGTTCCCGACCCTGTTCTACCTGACCTGCCCCCGGGCGGTCGGCGCGTGCAGCCGGCTGGAGTCGGCCGGGGTGATGAAGGAGATGGCCGACCGGCTGGTCGACGACCCGGAGCTGGCGGCCCGATACCGGGCGGCGCACGAGGACTACCTCGCCCGGCGGTCGGCGATCGCCGAGGTGCCGGAGATCGACGGGGTTTCGGCCGGTGGCATGCCCGGTCGGGTGAAGTGCCTGCACGTTCACCTCGGACACGCGTTGGCCAGCGGTCCCGGCGTCAACCCGTTCGGTGACGAGACGCTCGAGCTGATCGAGCCGTGGTGGCTCGCCGGCCCGTGCGTGGACGCGCCCGAAACCGACTGA
- a CDS encoding amino-acid N-acetyltransferase: MSADLVIRRARTADIRGIRELIDTYSPGGRLLSKATVTLYEHVQEFWVAIRPADGAVVGCGALHVMWEDLAEIRTVAVHPECRGMKIGHQIVAELLTVARELGVTRVFVLTFETGFFGSFGFVEIDGAPVPQAVYEQLLRSYDEGVAEFLGLERVKPNTLGNVRMLLRL; the protein is encoded by the coding sequence ATGAGCGCGGATCTTGTCATCCGGCGGGCGCGGACCGCTGACATACGCGGCATCCGCGAGCTGATCGACACGTACAGCCCGGGTGGGCGGCTGCTCAGCAAGGCGACCGTGACCCTGTACGAGCACGTGCAGGAGTTCTGGGTGGCGATCCGCCCGGCCGACGGTGCGGTGGTCGGCTGTGGGGCGCTGCACGTGATGTGGGAGGACCTGGCCGAGATCCGTACGGTGGCGGTCCATCCCGAGTGCCGGGGCATGAAGATCGGCCACCAGATCGTCGCGGAGCTGTTGACGGTGGCGCGGGAGCTGGGCGTGACCCGGGTCTTCGTACTGACCTTCGAGACCGGGTTCTTCGGCTCGTTCGGGTTCGTCGAGATCGACGGGGCGCCGGTGCCGCAGGCGGTCTACGAGCAGTTGCTGCGTTCGTACGACGAGGGTGTGGCGGAGTTCCTCGGGTTGGAACGGGTCAAGCCGAACACCCTGGGCAACGTACGGATGCTGCTGCGGCTCTGA
- a CDS encoding Ppx/GppA phosphatase family protein, producing MAAIDCGTNSIRLLVADVPDLAAGPSASLVDVARRMEIVRLGQGVDRTGRLAPEAIERTRVALAGYAAEIAELGAERVRMCATSASRDASNADEFRAMVRETLGVAPEVVTGEEEARLSFTGAVRGLAADARSPYLVVDIGGGSTEFVVGDRTSGSATGDSSGIRVDAAISVDIGCVRMTERHLHDDPPTAAQVAAAETDIAAAVDRALGAVPGREAATLVGLAGSVTTVVAIALGLESYQPDRIHHARVSYDEVAKVTEDLLSRSSARRMEYPVMHPGRADVIAAGALVLRVIMERAGMSSVVASEHDILDGIAYSLMV from the coding sequence GTGGCGGCGATCGACTGCGGTACCAACTCCATCCGGCTGCTCGTGGCGGACGTGCCTGACCTGGCGGCCGGTCCGTCGGCGTCGCTGGTCGACGTCGCCCGGCGGATGGAGATCGTCCGGTTGGGCCAGGGTGTGGACCGGACCGGGCGGCTCGCCCCGGAGGCGATCGAACGGACCCGGGTGGCGCTGGCCGGATACGCCGCCGAGATCGCCGAGCTGGGCGCGGAGCGGGTACGGATGTGCGCCACCTCCGCCTCCCGGGACGCGAGTAACGCCGACGAGTTCCGGGCGATGGTGCGGGAGACGCTCGGGGTGGCCCCGGAGGTCGTCACCGGCGAGGAGGAGGCCCGGCTCTCGTTCACCGGCGCCGTACGTGGGCTGGCCGCCGACGCCCGGTCGCCGTACCTGGTGGTGGACATCGGTGGTGGTTCGACCGAGTTCGTGGTCGGTGACCGGACCAGCGGTTCGGCGACCGGTGACAGCAGTGGCATCCGGGTCGACGCGGCGATCTCGGTCGACATCGGCTGTGTCCGGATGACCGAGCGGCACCTGCACGACGATCCGCCGACGGCGGCCCAGGTCGCGGCGGCCGAGACGGACATCGCCGCAGCCGTGGACCGGGCGCTGGGGGCGGTGCCGGGGCGGGAGGCCGCGACCCTGGTGGGGCTGGCCGGTTCGGTGACCACGGTGGTGGCGATCGCGCTGGGGCTGGAGTCGTACCAGCCGGACCGGATCCACCACGCCCGGGTCTCGTACGACGAGGTGGCGAAGGTGACCGAGGACCTGCTGTCCCGGTCGTCGGCGCGGCGGATGGAGTATCCGGTGATGCATCCGGGGCGGGCCGACGTGATCGCGGCGGGCGCGTTGGTGCTCCGCGTGATCATGGAGCGGGCCGGGATGTCCTCGGTCGTCGCCAGTGAGCACGACATTCTGGACGGCATCGCCTACAGCCTGATGGTCTAG
- a CDS encoding PadR family transcriptional regulator — translation MDTTQLLKGVLDLAVLAVLKEEDGYGYDIMRRLRTAGLDEIGDASVYGTLRRLFQAGLLTTYVVPSESGPHRKYYALNAAGRDQLERSGKVWRAFASTMDKLLDERGRVA, via the coding sequence GTGGACACTACCCAGCTGCTCAAAGGCGTGCTGGATCTCGCGGTCCTGGCCGTCCTCAAGGAAGAGGACGGCTACGGCTACGACATCATGCGTCGTCTGCGCACCGCCGGTCTGGACGAGATCGGCGACGCGTCGGTGTACGGCACCCTGCGCCGGCTCTTCCAGGCCGGGCTGCTCACCACCTACGTGGTCCCGAGCGAGTCGGGGCCGCACCGCAAGTACTACGCCCTCAACGCGGCCGGCCGCGACCAGCTCGAACGGTCCGGCAAGGTGTGGCGGGCCTTCGCCTCAACAATGGACAAACTTCTCGATGAACGGGGGCGCGTGGCATGA
- a CDS encoding HAAS signaling domain-containing protein yields the protein MTARDEEGVTQRSEDGMTEREITEYVERVRRALADLPPTDRDELLEDLPEHLAEVAAEGTGALVDRLGTPEAYAAELRAAAGLAAADQPANLDNRVVSAVRQVRDRLQAVDRRVGPLIGYASVGDFLRLLRPAWWVLRGYLVAMLVTVMTTNGEFGLLPRVDGNDIAGLLLLALCVLGSTWLGRRSDRFRGWRRHLFRLGTVAIVIFGLVGFVDVDRRGRQGGYYEPAYNADPYADVRDVYVYDPQGRLVEGVRLFDQEGRPIRLGYPWCDESGWRPGYYPDEATRDLLRAPYPYCPEGAPFRFSTAPPTVRPSDSPPVEISPSGPPAPTVAPAPTGTGVPPAGPPTASVVPTPSGSSR from the coding sequence ATGACCGCGCGCGACGAGGAGGGCGTGACTCAGCGGAGCGAGGATGGCATGACCGAGCGGGAGATCACGGAGTACGTCGAGCGGGTCCGGCGGGCCCTGGCCGACCTGCCCCCGACGGACCGGGACGAGTTGCTCGAAGACCTGCCCGAACACTTGGCCGAGGTGGCGGCCGAGGGGACCGGGGCACTCGTCGACCGGCTCGGCACCCCGGAGGCGTACGCGGCCGAGCTGCGCGCGGCGGCCGGGCTGGCCGCAGCGGACCAACCGGCCAACCTGGACAACCGGGTGGTCAGCGCGGTGCGCCAGGTCCGCGACCGGCTCCAGGCGGTGGACCGCCGGGTCGGACCCCTGATCGGGTACGCCAGTGTCGGCGATTTCCTCCGGCTGCTCCGGCCCGCCTGGTGGGTGCTCCGGGGCTACCTGGTGGCGATGCTGGTCACCGTCATGACAACAAACGGGGAGTTCGGGCTCCTGCCCCGGGTCGACGGCAACGACATCGCCGGCCTGCTCCTGCTCGCCCTCTGCGTCCTCGGCTCGACCTGGCTCGGGCGACGCAGCGATCGGTTCCGTGGGTGGCGGCGGCATCTGTTCCGGCTCGGCACGGTGGCGATCGTGATCTTCGGCCTCGTCGGCTTTGTCGATGTGGACAGGCGTGGCCGCCAGGGCGGTTACTACGAGCCGGCGTACAACGCCGACCCGTACGCCGACGTGCGCGACGTCTACGTCTACGACCCGCAGGGTCGACTCGTCGAGGGGGTACGCCTCTTCGACCAGGAGGGGCGGCCGATCCGGCTCGGATATCCCTGGTGCGACGAGTCGGGGTGGCGCCCTGGCTACTACCCGGACGAGGCGACGCGTGATCTGCTGCGCGCCCCCTACCCCTACTGCCCGGAGGGGGCGCCGTTCCGGTTCTCGACCGCACCGCCGACCGTGCGCCCGTCGGATTCGCCCCCGGTGGAGATCTCGCCGAGCGGCCCACCGGCACCGACCGTGGCACCGGCACCGACCGGGACCGGTGTTCCGCCGGCCGGACCGCCGACCGCGTCGGTCGTCCCGACGCCGTCGGGTTCGTCCCGCTAA
- a CDS encoding LppU/SCO3897 family protein, giving the protein MTDQAPPPPVPPAAPVPGTPVPPPFDSAPVSAPPPAKKSPVKKIVSVLVVIVVAVAVKFGLGTVLGGEDKTAEAKVGDCLAALPEMTEGEEKAAPNAKVVDCTSTEAIYNVVARIENQTEEQASNSTECEQYAAEGEEYAMFTAIPTGGTGYLLCLKPKKA; this is encoded by the coding sequence GTGACTGACCAGGCACCCCCGCCCCCCGTACCCCCGGCAGCACCCGTGCCGGGCACGCCGGTGCCGCCGCCGTTCGACTCCGCCCCCGTGTCGGCACCCCCGCCGGCAAAGAAGAGTCCGGTCAAGAAGATCGTCAGCGTGTTGGTGGTCATCGTCGTGGCGGTGGCGGTGAAGTTCGGCCTCGGCACCGTGCTCGGCGGCGAGGACAAGACCGCCGAGGCGAAGGTCGGCGACTGTCTCGCCGCGCTCCCCGAGATGACCGAGGGTGAGGAGAAGGCGGCGCCGAACGCGAAGGTTGTCGACTGCACCTCCACCGAGGCCATCTACAACGTCGTCGCCCGGATCGAGAACCAGACCGAGGAACAGGCTTCGAACAGCACGGAGTGCGAGCAGTACGCCGCCGAGGGGGAGGAGTACGCGATGTTCACCGCGATCCCCACCGGTGGCACCGGTTACCTGCTCTGCCTCAAGCCGAAGAAGGCCTGA
- a CDS encoding dienelactone hydrolase family protein — translation MGEKVTYQSNGGTSEGYLALPASGASGPAVIVIQEWWGLVPHITGVADRFAEAGFVALAPDLYHGAATSEPDQAQRLLMGLAMDQAARDIAGAADYLAGRPEATGQVGAVGFCAGGSLALWSATLSPRIVATVGFYPALPWERMRPDWAGYAGKSAIVHCSEEDGTSADEGVQAAQRAIKEAGGECTLHDYPGTQHAFFNDDRPEVFDRQSAASAWARTLEFFRSKLG, via the coding sequence ATGGGTGAAAAGGTTACCTACCAGAGCAATGGTGGTACCAGCGAGGGATACCTGGCGTTACCCGCCAGCGGGGCGTCCGGCCCGGCCGTCATCGTGATCCAGGAGTGGTGGGGACTCGTCCCACACATCACCGGTGTCGCCGACCGGTTCGCCGAGGCCGGCTTCGTGGCCCTCGCGCCCGATCTCTACCACGGCGCCGCGACCAGCGAACCCGACCAGGCCCAGCGCTTGCTCATGGGCCTGGCGATGGACCAGGCCGCCCGGGACATCGCCGGTGCGGCCGACTACCTCGCCGGACGGCCGGAGGCGACCGGTCAGGTCGGTGCCGTCGGATTCTGTGCCGGTGGCAGTCTCGCCCTCTGGTCCGCGACGCTGTCGCCCCGGATCGTCGCGACCGTCGGTTTCTACCCGGCCCTGCCGTGGGAGCGGATGCGACCGGACTGGGCCGGGTACGCCGGCAAGTCCGCCATCGTCCACTGCTCCGAAGAGGACGGCACCTCCGCCGACGAGGGCGTACAGGCCGCCCAGCGGGCGATCAAGGAAGCCGGCGGCGAGTGCACCCTGCACGACTACCCGGGCACCCAGCACGCCTTCTTCAACGACGATCGGCCGGAGGTCTTCGACCGGCAGTCCGCCGCCAGCGCCTGGGCCCGTACGCTCGAATTCTTCCGGAGCAAGCTTGGCTGA
- a CDS encoding uracil-DNA glycosylase — translation MLARAQRASDLPDLDGAIADCFACSRLVAWREEVAATRRAAFRDQEYWGRPVPGFGAADARIVILGLAPAAHGGNRTGRIFTGDRSGDVLFAAMHRAGLANQPTSVAADDGLTLRHTRIFSAVRCAPPDNKPTPVERDTCAPWLHREVRLVAPTVRVVVALGAFAWAAWWPVLRQVYGARPPSPRPRFSHGAHWSGGGTAPDLLGCYHVSQQNTFTGRLTPAMLDGIFTRAKGLAGLE, via the coding sequence GTGCTCGCCCGCGCCCAGCGGGCGAGCGACCTGCCCGACCTCGACGGCGCCATCGCCGACTGTTTTGCCTGCTCCCGCCTTGTCGCCTGGCGGGAGGAGGTGGCCGCGACCCGCCGGGCGGCGTTCCGGGACCAGGAGTACTGGGGACGGCCGGTGCCCGGGTTCGGTGCCGCCGACGCCCGGATCGTCATCCTCGGCCTGGCCCCGGCCGCGCACGGCGGTAACCGCACCGGTCGGATCTTCACCGGTGACCGCTCCGGCGACGTGCTCTTCGCCGCGATGCACCGGGCCGGCCTGGCCAACCAGCCGACCAGCGTCGCCGCCGACGACGGACTGACCCTGCGGCACACACGGATCTTCTCCGCGGTGCGCTGCGCGCCGCCGGACAACAAGCCGACCCCGGTCGAACGGGACACCTGCGCACCCTGGCTGCACCGCGAGGTGCGGCTGGTGGCGCCGACCGTGCGGGTGGTGGTGGCACTGGGCGCCTTCGCCTGGGCCGCGTGGTGGCCGGTGCTCCGCCAGGTGTACGGCGCACGACCGCCCAGCCCGCGTCCCAGGTTCTCCCATGGGGCACACTGGTCGGGCGGCGGGACCGCGCCGGATCTGCTCGGCTGCTATCACGTCAGTCAGCAAAACACCTTCACCGGGCGGTTGACACCAGCGATGCTTGACGGGATATTCACCCGGGCAAAGGGTCTGGCCGGGTTGGAATAA
- a CDS encoding DUF4129 domain-containing protein produces the protein MAGSALRRWWPLAAVALLLALAALSTAQSSLRIDRLEQAEQAPPAEDVLIQPSQQVPQTEPPLELAPAEPWTVPGWLVAAAFGLAALGLLALLVVVVRRLLRDLARRRAGRMPPGARSATAAQTAEAVVAALDAGLVDLSDSDTDPRRAVIACWVRLEQAASAAGVPRQVGDTPTDLVTRLLRGGTGVVSAEVLAAFAQVYREARYATHSVDERMRAQARSALERLRSELTTRVAS, from the coding sequence ATGGCCGGTTCCGCTCTGCGTAGGTGGTGGCCGCTTGCGGCGGTGGCGCTTCTGCTCGCCCTCGCCGCGCTCTCGACCGCGCAATCGTCGCTCCGGATCGACCGGCTCGAACAGGCCGAGCAGGCCCCACCGGCCGAGGATGTCCTGATCCAGCCGTCGCAGCAGGTGCCGCAGACCGAACCTCCGCTGGAGCTCGCCCCGGCCGAGCCGTGGACGGTTCCCGGCTGGCTGGTCGCCGCCGCGTTCGGGCTCGCCGCCCTCGGGCTGCTGGCCCTGCTCGTCGTGGTGGTCCGCCGACTCCTGCGGGACCTCGCCCGCCGACGGGCCGGAAGGATGCCGCCAGGTGCCCGGTCGGCGACAGCCGCGCAGACCGCCGAGGCGGTGGTGGCCGCCCTCGACGCCGGGCTGGTCGACCTCTCCGACTCCGACACCGACCCGCGCCGGGCGGTGATCGCCTGCTGGGTCCGGTTGGAGCAGGCGGCGTCCGCCGCCGGGGTACCCCGGCAGGTCGGCGACACCCCGACCGACCTGGTGACCCGGCTGCTGCGCGGTGGCACCGGAGTGGTCAGCGCCGAGGTGCTGGCCGCGTTCGCCCAGGTCTACCGCGAGGCCAGGTACGCCACCCACAGTGTCGACGAGCGGATGCGGGCCCAGGCCCGGTCCGCGCTGGAGCGGCTCCGCTCCGAACTGACCACGAGGGTGGCTTCGTGA